The genome window GCCAGACATGTTGAACTGGTTTGGATGGTGTACATGGGATGCTTTCTATACTACTGTTACTGCCGAGGGAGTGAAGCAAGGATTAGAGAGGTCACAACTTTAATCTTTAGATACTGCCTATGAATCTAAATTCTTGTTTTGCATATAGTGCTTAAACTTTTATGGCTTTTGCAGCTTGGAGAAAGGAGGTATTCCTCCAAAGTTTGTACTCATTGATGATGGATGGCAATCAGTGGGTGTGGATCCCAATAGTATTGAATCCATTGCTGATAACCATGCAAAGTGAGTAGATCGAACCAATTTAATATCATCGTCATTCTATTCTTTCTCAGTTTTTGATTGAGGAGCTGCTTTCCACTGGCTAAATGTTCTGCTCGTTCTTTGGCTCGTTCAGCTTTGCTAACAGGCTAACTCATATCAAAGagaaccacaagtttcaaaaagaTGGAAAGGAAGGACATAGGGTTAATGATCCTGCAATGGGACTACGGCATGTTGTTACCAATATCAAAGACCAACACAATTTAAAGTATGCTCTTCAATATCGTCAACTTTTAGGTCCTGGCCTTTTAGTTATCTGCTTTTCTGTTTCCTTATCTCAACCTTTGTACTTTAGGTATGTGTACGTGTGGCATGCGCTCGCCGGTTACTGGGGCGGTGTGAAACCTGGGGTCCCTGAGATGGATCACTATGAATCCAAGTTATCTTTCCCAGTTTCATCCCCTGGGGTTGAGTCACAAGAACCTGATGATGCTTTGGATAGCTTGACAAAGAATGGTCTTGGTCTAGTGAACCCTGAGAAAGTCTATAATTTCTATAATGAACTGCACTCATACCTTGCTTCTGCCGGTATAGACGGGGTTAAAGTAGATGTTCAGAACATCCTTGAAACACTTGGAGCAGGTCATGGTGGAAGAGTAAAACTTGCAAGAAAGTATCATCAAGCATTAGAGGCATCTATTGCTCAAAACTTTCCTGATAATGGAATTATTTCATGCATGAGCCATAGTACTGATAATTTGTTCAGGTaattgtctctctctctctctctctctctctctctctctctctcatatatatatatatatatatatagcttataaaATTGAAGCTGGACTAGTTGTTCTAAGAAACGGGTACTTATTGTGAATAGACACTTTTGCGAAATTCTGATTTGGTTTTGTTTCTCTTGTATTGTGTAGTGCGAAACGCTCAGCTGTTATTAGAGCTTCAGATGATTTCTGGCCGAGAGATCCTGCATCACacacaattcacatagcatcagTGGCTTATAATACTATTTTCCTTGGGGAGTTCATGCAGCCTGATTGGGACATGTTTCATGTGAGTTGATGACATGATTTTTGGTTCCTTagtgtatatacttcccaacttCCCCTAAAAAAGCTCAACTGACTAAAATTCTTTATTAACTTTGTCTTAATATGTTAAGAGTGTGCACCCAATGGCTGAATACCATGGAGCAGCGCGGGCTGTTGGAGGCTGTGCTATTTATGTCAGGTCTGCTTATACCCTTATAAATGGTTTAGTTATTTGGTAAACAGTTAACTTTTGGTTAGTATTTTCTCATGGCTGCCTATTGCCATGCAGTGACAAGCCTGGACAGCACGATTTTAATCTTTTAAAGAAGCTTGTACTTCCAGATGGTTCCATATTACGCGCCAAACTTCCTGGAAGGCCAACTAGAGACTGCTTGTTTTCTGATCCAGCAAGAGATGGGATAAGGTGTTTGCTTGACCCCAGTCTTCTTCCAAAAAAAACATCTTTTTCAACAGTGATATAGTTTGTACTGTATTTGTTTTCCTTATGTGTGCAGTCTATTGAAGATTTGGAATCTGAATGATTTCAATGGAGTAGTTGGTGTGTTTAACTGTCAAGGAGCTGGGTGGTGTAAGGTCGGCAAGAAGAATCTAATCCACGATTATCAACCAGAGACGATAACTGGGATTGTCCGTGCTAATGATGTCGACTACTTACCTAGGATTGCTCATGATGCATGGACTGGGGATGCCATTCTCTATTCTCATCTCCACAGTATGAACCTTTTTTCTAAATTTGTTTTCTAATAATACCATTTTCTTTTATTATGCTTACTGCTTTCATCTAGAGGAAAAGTGCATTTTGTTGACCTGATTGATTGTATTACCCACTGCAGGAGACTTGGTCCATCTTCCTAAAAATGCATCTTTTCCAATTACTCTTAAGGCGAGAGAATATGAAGTCTTTACGGTGGTTCCAATCAAGGAAATGTCAACCGGATCTAAATTTGCTCCGATTGGACTTGTAAGTAtgttcaattcaggaggagcaaTCAAAGAGTTGAAGTATGAAACAGAGGGAAGTGGAATAATCTCTATGAAGGTTCGCGGATGTGGCATGTTTGGAGCCTATTCACCTGTGAAGCCTAAAAGAATACAAGTGGACGATAAAGAAGTACAGTTTGATTATGAAAAATCCTCTGGATTAGTCACTCTGGCTCTTAGAGTTCCTGACAAAGAGTTATACGCTTGGGACGTAAGGGTTGAAGTATGAAAAGTGCGAGATGATCATTGTGATGTATGACTAATCATTGGATGAGGTGAAGACTTGTAAACTGAGTCTCTCTTTTCCAGTTACTCATATTTTGAATTTAGGGGCGATATCTGTCGTTGAGGTCCTGATGTTGTAGCTTTGCACCATGTTTGATCAATCTGCTGGAAATTCCCATAGCATAATGATGATCTATTGGTCCTGTATCTTAGTTATCCGAGCCTTGGAAATAGATGCTCTTCATAATATTTATTTCCTTCTTTTCTTGTTCTATTGATCAAAAGCATCTAAGTGCGCTGCTCATCTTGCATGTTACTAGTTCAAACATGTCCATTTGAATTTAAGGGGTGATAATGCAACATTCTTCAGCTGGCTTTAACGTACAAGATAAATATTTAGTGATCTCTAGTGAATACATGGAAAGATATATAAATTTTCACCATGAGGAAGTGATGCCATGGCCAGGGATGCAATTTCAAATGGTGCAATAACTGGTGTTTACTTTTTGGGCTTGACTTGAGGAGTTTAGTCCACAAGCCAACTTTCAAGATTCAAAAATATCGTTGCCTCTGAAAGCTTTCATGATCACTTACAGTTGACAGTCTTCAAGTGTGTGTTGATGCTGACATCCACTTctacaaggaaagaaaaaaatGAGGCATGCCCATAAAAGAACCTTCGAAAAACAAAAAAGTGACACTAGCATAGAATCTTGACCGAATACCGGGGCAGAGCTAGAAGTAAGGGCGAATATAGTAACTTTAATTCAAATTCTGTATTCTTTATGGTAACATTGTGAATATTACCATTGATCAATCAAATGATCGCGCCTAAAGAGCACTTTACCTCATAATCCTTCTCAGAAGGGTACTATGAATGTTCTGCCTCAACACAAATTCTATACAACACAAATTCTATACATTAGTGATACTCCTCAAGAAATCTCTACATCTACTTGCCTTCTTTGACATTTGTATATTATTTAATCTAACTAATGTTTCCTTCTTTATCTGCTCCACCGCCTATGCAGTATTTATACATGCGCCTTTGAATATCTTCCAATTTCTTGCCTTCCACGTATGATAGAAAGCAGCTCCCATAGTTGTTGCAACCACTTCTTTCTTTAACTGTTTCCAAGATTTCTTTTTAATGTTGTCCAGTGTGCTCGTTATGTCCCCTTCTTGCAGATGTACACCGAGCCATCGCAGAACCTCAGCTCGAACATTTTTTATCCAATTGCATTCAACAAAAAGATATTGATATGTTTCAGTTGTTTGTTTTTCACATAAACAGCAATGCAGGTTTTCTACATGTATCTGCAACTTCACTAGCCTCTCCATTGTAAGCAGTCACCTTTGATCTCCAAGCCACAGAAAAATCTTGTGTTTTGGTTGTGCTACCCTACTCCGTATCAAATCTGCTATATGCAGTCTTTGCATTCCCCTAATAAGGCAATGTAGCTCCTAGTTATTGAATAGCCACCGTCCTTATTCAGAGTGTAAGCACCTTGTATAAGCCACCCATGCATGTCCTCCTTCAGAGAGTTAATTTTCTTCCAAAACCAACTGCAATCGGCCGGAATATACAACCCGTGCACCCACTTCACCCATAGAGCTTCCTTGTTATTGAGAAGTTGCCAAAATAATTTCCCAACATAGGCCACATTCCATAGTTTACTACCTTTAACATTTAACCCTCCAAACTTTTTAGGAAAACATATTCTTTCCCTTGCCACTCCAGAAGTTATAAATGGAAAATAGCACAGAGCTAACCACATGCAGTCTGCCTGCATATGAAGGTTGCTTTGACTAGCCGACTTTTATCCTCTTGGTTATTCTGTCTACTAGCTGAATGCAGTCCAATTTGTTCTATTTCTTTGATGAAAGGGGAAGATCAAGATATCTAATTGGGAAAGAACCTTGGGTGAATCCTGTTTTTGCTATCAACTATTTTTTTGTCAATTCATCCACCCCCAGCAATGAAGATATTAGATTTATCCTGATTAGCAATAAGTCATGGTGCCTCactaaaataatttaaagcttcaaccacCCTAGTAACTGATGCCAGATTACCTTTGTAAAAGATCATGAGATCCTGTGCAAAGATCAAATGTGTTAGCTTCAACTGTTTGCATATGGAATGAAACTGAAAATCTGGGAGTTCACTCATAGTTGATAGAACTCTGGACAGGTATTCCATTACTATCACAAATAGTAGAGGAGACATAAGATCTCCCTGCCTTAGACCCCCCTGCCCTCAAAATAACTATGTCTTTCACCATTTACTTTGATAGAGAATTTGGTAGTTGTTACACATACCATAATTAAGTGAATGAATCTCTGTGGGAACCCAAACCAAATCAGAACTTCCTCAAAAAATCCTCAGTCCACCATATCATAAGCCTTCCTTAGATCAATTTTCATAAGACACCTTGCAGAAGTCTTTCTACTGTAATGCCTCAATAGATCATGGCATATTAGCACATTATGTATCATGACCCTGAACAAATGCAGCTTGATTGTCAGCCATAACGTGGCTTATGGCATGCTTCAATCTGTTGCATATCATCTTAGAGATACACTCGTACAAGACATAGCAACATGAAATAGCTCTGTACTGACTAGCATACTCAGGCTTATCCACCTTAGAAATCAGTGCAATGTTGGTTGTATTCAGTTGTTTCAGGAGTTGATTATTCTCAAAGAACTCTAGGACAGCTTCAGTGATGTCTGCTCCTACAATTCCTCATGCTAATCTATAGAACCCACCAAAGCCATCTAGTTCACGACTCTTATTTTTGTCAATTTGGAACATTGTTTCTTTGACTTCTTTTCCCCAAATAAGGTCTGATAAAGCTTACTTATTGCTCTAaggtaagggtggcaagtgggccagtCCAGGccaccgcgggccaaacgggctaaacgggccaggaccgtttggcccggttttagtgggcctgggccggtcctatgatttgggcccgttaggcccgggaccgtttagcccgccagAGCCCGGGGACCGGCCCGGCACGgtcctttttttaaaaatatagccgttggctatttataaaatagtcatttaacccccccaactttttataattacactttttccctatttttaactataaataccccatcattcttttattttttcttacaaaatcatcaatctatcacaatctctctctaatatatatatatatatatatatatatatatatatatatatattatatatatatatatatatatatatatacacatcttatatcgatatactatatatacatcttatatactatatatattcgatattaaatattgaatattaaaatttaggtcacaattctataataaaatttacaaagcattgtcttagatattttttttaacatccttttgtctctaatatctatttaattttttttgttttttcaaaatatgttgggcccacttagcccgtttagcccgcgggccgggaccgtttagcccgggaccaaacggtcccgatccgggtcccgggccggtccctacaaaaaaCCAGTTTAGGCTCGGGACCGTTTGGCctgtttggaccggcccacttagcccgtttaggcccgggaccggcccacttgtcaGCCCTACTCTAAGGGTAGCACTTGCCCTCTTTTCATTAGGGGTAGTCATCGGTCGGTTTGGTTTTGTAGAAGTTCGGTTCCGTTTATTCGGTTTTtgatttgtgattttaataaTCAAAACCGAACCATAACAACTTCGATTCAATTTGGTTTATTCATGTTCGATTCGGTTTAATCGGTTCGATTTTTCGGTTTCAAGCCATTGAAAAAATATTACGAAACAACGAAAATAGATTTCTCGTTGAGagaaaaagacaaaagaaataacAAATCCCATCAAATACACGAAAAAGATAAGAATCTTTATGCAAGAAAAATTATTCTACattacaaaaacaaaaaagaaaatagtaTTAGCAGTATCTTGCGTTAAGCTTGTATAGGTGCAAGCTTGATTAATACCAAATACATTAATCTGGCATGATTCGAATTTTTCACTCATTTGAAAAGTAACAAGTAACTTTTATTTGATAAGTTTCAGATTGAAATTGTTACTTGTTGtcattttgtgtttttctttttattGATATTCCGTGATAGTCTTTTAGTTTTATGTATTTATGTGATTTTTGGTAGTTAATTTCTCTTTGTTACTAGCATATACAAATCCATTATTGTAAAGTCCAATGAATATTTGGCTTTAAATAGGCTAATTACTAGCTTAATAACGTGATTTTAGTGACACAAATGGGTATAGGACGTTACGTTTAGTTATAGAAAAAAATGGTTAGAACATGAATACAATTATTTGGTGTATAACTCGAAAGAATAATAAAATAGCGAGATCACAGTCATGTTCGAGGTTCTTAAATTAACTTGTAGCAACAGTTTTTATGATTATAAACATTACATAAGTGTTGATTAATGAAGCATATAATAACGAATATGAGTATAAGTGGTGGTGGGCCCAATGGGGTCTTAATTATTCTTAGAACGGGAACTTAGTCCCTCACGTGATCACTGTTGAAAATTTTGGCAGCATACCACATATCTTTTGTAAAATTATTTTTAGTTATTAAATTAATATTTCAATTCCTTGGAAACTCTAAAAAGAAAGAGGGGTATAACTTACATAAATATAAAATAAGGGAGAGAGAACCAAGATCTTCTTTTGGCTTCTCCTTGACGCTAAGGTAGGCATTCTGCCCTTTTAGCTACTGAAAATTCGAAGGAGGGGCTTGGATAGAGTGAAAGTTTTACAATCGATCAAGTTCTTAAAGATCAAGTGGCAGCAACAGTAAGAGATCGAAAATCATCTCTACTTTCTCTGTAAGGTATCCATGAGCTCCctctaacatatatatatatatatatatatatatatatatatatatatatatatatatatattgatatttaaGAGAAAGTATTTAGTATATATAGTTTGTGATATAGACCACATATAAGAATTAATTTTAAGAATTTAGGGACCTAGGGATTCTTGTTTGGGGTGAATCTTGAAATAGGTCAATCTTGGGTTAAAATATTTGGGGATTTTAGGATGTTTTGAGTATTAACTCACTACCCATATATGATATATTATGTAGATTGAACTCTGTCGAGGCGAGTTTTAGCTAACTTAGAGCGACTTCAAGGTATGTCGAGCTCCTAGTTACTTGTGTATTATCAAATTTACTCTTGGTTTCGAATTATAGTTGGATGATATTCCGTGTACATTAGGGATAGGCTTTCATGGCCTACTCTTGGTTTGGACAAAGAtgaataaagaaaaaaatgtgTCTTGTCTAGCTGTGCGGGAGCGGTACGACAACCTTCTTGGATTCTTGATGTATTACATAACAACGTAATTTTCGGCTGATGGCCATTaaaagaaaaaatgatgaaataaaaaatatatgcCTTGTCTAGCTGTGCGGGAGTGGTACGACAACCTTCTTGGATCTTTGACTGTACACATTGGCCTAACTTTTTGGGGATGGTACGACAATATTCGTGGATGGCATCCCGATGTATTCTAGCACTATGTGTGCCATTGATATTGAGATACTAGATAATGAGGACGATACTAATGAGATATCGGACCTATGAAAGAGGTCTAAATGAATAAAActtaaattattattcttgcaaATTTATCCTTTATTGTGATTCTATGTACCTTATCTTCCTTAATTTATTCGAGATTATTTATCTTTTGCCTTATTATATAGATTATAATTTGTATAACTCTTATACCAACATTAGTGGCGGCTATGACGCATATCTGAGTATTTCAATACTCAGGCATCGTTTGTTTAAATGGTGTCAGGTTCAGCAGACGGCC of Nicotiana tomentosiformis chromosome 7, ASM39032v3, whole genome shotgun sequence contains these proteins:
- the LOC104113804 gene encoding probable galactinol--sucrose galactosyltransferase 1 — encoded protein: MTVGAGICVAERKLNVLGQSILADVNENIIVTQPTGEAFTNGAFLGVHSDKIGSRRVFPVGKLQGLRFMCVFRFKLWWMTQRMGTSGQDIPFETQFLIVEGNDGSNFDQDNRKNSALYVVFLPILEGDFRAVLQGNSNDELEICLESGDPAVQDFEGSHLVFVAGGPDPFDVITNAVKTVERHLQTFCHRDRKKMPDMLNWFGWCTWDAFYTTVTAEGVKQGLESLEKGGIPPKFVLIDDGWQSVGVDPNSIESIADNHANFANRLTHIKENHKFQKDGKEGHRVNDPAMGLRHVVTNIKDQHNLKYVYVWHALAGYWGGVKPGVPEMDHYESKLSFPVSSPGVESQEPDDALDSLTKNGLGLVNPEKVYNFYNELHSYLASAGIDGVKVDVQNILETLGAGHGGRVKLARKYHQALEASIAQNFPDNGIISCMSHSTDNLFSAKRSAVIRASDDFWPRDPASHTIHIASVAYNTIFLGEFMQPDWDMFHSVHPMAEYHGAARAVGGCAIYVSDKPGQHDFNLLKKLVLPDGSILRAKLPGRPTRDCLFSDPARDGISLLKIWNLNDFNGVVGVFNCQGAGWCKVGKKNLIHDYQPETITGIVRANDVDYLPRIAHDAWTGDAILYSHLHRDLVHLPKNASFPITLKAREYEVFTVVPIKEMSTGSKFAPIGLVSMFNSGGAIKELKYETEGSGIISMKVRGCGMFGAYSPVKPKRIQVDDKEVQFDYEKSSGLVTLALRVPDKELYAWDVRVEV